One window of Corynebacterium doosanense CAU 212 = DSM 45436 genomic DNA carries:
- a CDS encoding bifunctional RNase H/acid phosphatase → MKVFVYTDGGSRGNPGVAGSGSVLIDASSKQVLAEIAYAFSEPTSNNVAEYRGLIEGLRAAVDLGADEAYVFMDSKLVVEQMSGRWKIKHPDMQKLALEARDLAAKLKAVNYTWIPRAQNKQADALSNVAMDASAKGAPEGIIGEKPVAAVPKAAEWCGGTSTPTRVVLVRHGQTDMSAAQQYAGLRDAELTDLGRRQVEAAAAAVSRREQIDLILTSPLRRCVATAEALAAAAGATVEVENGLIECDFGEYEGMTFAEAQERDPEGHRAWLGDPTLAPPGGESLADVYARVERTVGEIVDKHHGKTVALVSHVNPIKAILASALGAGEGMFPRLFLDLASVSVVDYLGEEAIVPVQVRRVNDTSFL, encoded by the coding sequence ATGAAGGTCTTCGTCTACACCGACGGCGGCTCCCGCGGAAACCCCGGGGTCGCCGGTTCCGGATCGGTGCTTATCGACGCCTCCTCCAAGCAGGTCCTCGCAGAAATCGCCTACGCCTTCTCCGAGCCGACCTCCAACAACGTCGCGGAGTACCGCGGGCTGATCGAGGGCCTGCGCGCCGCGGTCGATCTCGGCGCCGACGAGGCCTACGTGTTCATGGACTCCAAGCTCGTCGTCGAGCAGATGTCCGGCCGGTGGAAGATCAAACACCCCGACATGCAGAAGCTCGCCCTCGAGGCGCGTGACCTGGCCGCGAAGCTCAAGGCGGTCAACTACACGTGGATACCGCGCGCGCAGAACAAACAGGCCGATGCCCTGTCCAACGTGGCCATGGACGCCTCCGCGAAGGGCGCGCCGGAGGGCATCATCGGGGAGAAGCCGGTCGCCGCAGTTCCGAAGGCCGCGGAGTGGTGCGGGGGAACCTCCACGCCCACGCGCGTGGTGCTTGTGCGCCACGGCCAGACCGACATGTCCGCCGCCCAGCAGTACGCCGGGCTGCGCGACGCCGAACTCACGGATCTGGGCCGCCGACAGGTCGAGGCGGCGGCCGCGGCGGTCAGCCGGCGCGAGCAGATCGACCTCATTCTCACCTCCCCGCTGCGCCGCTGCGTGGCCACGGCCGAGGCCCTCGCCGCCGCCGCCGGCGCGACAGTGGAGGTGGAGAACGGGCTCATCGAGTGTGACTTCGGCGAGTACGAGGGCATGACCTTCGCCGAGGCCCAGGAGCGTGACCCCGAGGGACACCGCGCCTGGCTGGGAGACCCGACGCTGGCTCCCCCCGGGGGAGAATCACTGGCCGACGTCTACGCCAGGGTGGAACGGACGGTGGGGGAGATCGTCGATAAGCACCACGGAAAGACCGTGGCGCTGGTCAGCCACGTCAACCCCATCAAGGCCATCCTCGCCTCCGCGCTCGGCGCGGGCGAGGGCATGTTCCCGCGGCTGTTTCTCGACCTCGCCTCGGTGTCCGTGGTGGACTACCTGGGTGAAGAGGCCATCGTGCCCGTCCAGGTGCGCCGGGTCAACGACACTTCATTCCTCTAG
- a CDS encoding zinc ribbon domain-containing protein codes for MKLDRSLQHVLLELATTERVLNAGADSTTPEQKEYERLQGELARMREAAGSAQLAVDDMETEILRIQEDERKLQRRERDDKAQLTAETDPDRRKDLEHDRYATKSRLTDIHYELKEAHNEIHALRNNRDVHGAHVSDLERKVEVAARAAEAANEAAANINPREKADELRSQLPADVIAAYEDRQDENDVGVAAFNGRVCGGCFIQLPSADRSRINLAPENELPTCPNCESFLVRS; via the coding sequence ATGAAACTCGACCGTTCCCTCCAGCACGTCCTCCTCGAACTCGCCACCACCGAGCGGGTGCTGAACGCGGGCGCCGACTCCACCACGCCCGAGCAGAAGGAATACGAGCGCCTGCAGGGTGAGCTGGCGCGCATGCGCGAGGCCGCCGGGTCCGCGCAGCTGGCCGTCGACGACATGGAGACGGAGATCCTGCGCATCCAGGAGGACGAGCGCAAACTCCAGCGCCGCGAGCGCGACGACAAGGCCCAGCTCACCGCCGAGACCGATCCCGACCGCCGCAAGGATCTCGAGCACGACCGCTACGCCACCAAGTCGCGGTTGACGGACATCCACTACGAGCTCAAGGAAGCGCACAACGAGATCCACGCGCTGCGCAACAACCGTGACGTCCACGGCGCGCACGTCTCTGACCTCGAACGCAAGGTGGAGGTCGCCGCGCGTGCCGCGGAGGCCGCCAACGAGGCCGCGGCGAACATCAACCCCCGGGAGAAGGCCGACGAGCTGCGCTCGCAGCTGCCGGCTGACGTCATCGCCGCCTACGAGGACCGCCAGGACGAGAACGACGTGGGCGTGGCCGCCTTCAACGGCCGGGTCTGCGGCGGCTGCTTCATCCAGCTGCCCTCCGCTGACCGCTCCCGCATCAACCTCGCCCCGGAGAATGAGCTCCCCACCTGCCCGAACTGTGAGTCGTTCCTGGTGCGTTCATGA